In one Alosa alosa isolate M-15738 ecotype Scorff River chromosome 14, AALO_Geno_1.1, whole genome shotgun sequence genomic region, the following are encoded:
- the cartl gene encoding cocaine- and amphetamine-regulated transcript-like, with product MDSAGMLFGLLCVCVLSAISNGQVSKEVSAEDAGPQNSAVSAERDLLQAMEALLGRYHDQLPSAEKRGIPLCAMGSRCAMRYGPRYGTLCDCGRGSNCNSYLLKCI from the exons ATGGATAGCGCAGGAATGTTATTTGGTCTCCTGTGCGTCTGTGTACTGTCCGCCATCTCTAACGGACAGGTGTCAAAGGAAGTTTCGGCAGAAGATGCTGGGCCACAGAACTCTGCAGTGTCTGCGGAGAGAGATTTG TTGCAGGCAATGGAGGCACTCCTGGGAAGATATCACGACCAGCTGCCAAGTGCGGAGAAAAGAGGCATCCCCTTG TGTGCGATGGGTTCCCGTTGTGCCATGAGATACGGACCACGCTATGGGACTCTATGCGACTGTGGCCGGGGGAGTAACTGCAACTCTTACCTTCTCAAGTGCATATAA